In the Pseudorasbora parva isolate DD20220531a chromosome 5, ASM2467924v1, whole genome shotgun sequence genome, TGTTGTAGAGCGTGAAGAACTGCTTTGTTTCTTTGTGTGTCGCAGAAACTGAAAAATACCAAATTAACAATTAAAGAGGGTTAAAGTTGTTTTACGACGAGTTTGACTGGCCCATATAATCACATCTATCTATTGTATAGCCAACATCATAAAGTTGCAATGTAATGGAAATCAAGAGATCTTTTCTTTTGTATTATGACAATACTGTACATCCAAGTGAAATTTATTAGAAAATACAAACTTTAAAATTCATACACACACCTTGGCTGTAGAGCTCAATGAAGCGTTTCTGATACTGGGTCAGTTCAGCTCTATTGGGAACCTCGTCAATCTTTCGCTGAAGAATAGCGATCTCGCGATTCCTCTTAGCCTGCAGGGGGCAGTAGAGAAAACTTGAGCATTAAGAATCTCATGCAATTGTCTGAGTAAAACCCTTAGTTCAACTTGACCTACCATGAGCAGACGAATCTTCTGTAGTTTTTCTCGGTCTGTGGTGTACTGCTGATCAATCAACACATTCATCTCCTACAAACACACATGCAGAAGATAAGTGTGAGAAACGAAACTAGACTGACTCTGTTCCAAAACTTTGGAGAATCCAAAGTCACCCAGAATGGCCTCAAAAAGGTAGGCTGCCTTCTAAGATACCTTCTTTATGTTCTGGTATTTATAAAGACTTAACTGTGTGCCAGAATTTGAgaattgtagttttttttttctcaccatAATGTGCCAAATGGTGTTCAATCTGCCATTAAACTCAATAATAAGACTACGATACCTTCTTTTGGTCAAATACTAAGGCAGCAATACCCCAAAGCATTAAAAGGGGCAAGATACAAAATTTATCCAAGATGGTGGACAAAGCGAGgcattgataaaaaataaaataaaaatagctaTCTAATTAAACTATGGGTTTTTATCGACTATTTGTGTGCTATGTATGATTATATTTGAGAGTGTCACCGGCACCTTCTTATCATCTCCTTCATCTCCAGATTCCAGCTTCAACTCTTCAATATTCTGCTGCAGACGTGTCATTTCCTCCTATACACATGCACATAGCTGTTAATGAATACTAATGTCTTCAACATTACTATTACTCAGTAAAACAGAACAAACCAATGTTAATGTTTGTTGACATGGTTGTTGTTATATTAACGTACGCGGCAATGTGAGCGGAACGTTTGCTCTTGATGTTTCAGGCTTTCATTCATGGCCACCAAAGCACGGAGTTTCTCCAGCAACCTAAAAGATAAAAACAAGCATAATACATAACTAACTAGCATATTTATCCACCTAGTATTTGTTCTGGTAGATCAGATCATAAGTAGAAGAGGGAGACACATTCCGTTTTACACCCAgtgttttaatccgtctcttttgtccatttttaaccacttctgtcctgatttctttgatGGGAAGCTCTATGGGTGGGTAATGGatgttagtttttattttaaatctaaTAGACAAAATAAGCTTgcacaatttacatatgaatgtGAAAGGAGATGACGCAAAAAGCAGCAGCTTTCGTTTTTGCTCTGACAGCCGCAAGACGACACGGAACACTGTGAGAAAACAGGAATGGGGGCGAACATTGTCCTTGGTACGTTTATCGTCTTTAAACCAAACTCTCCAGTAGACAAAGTGTAAATTCTGTCTGGCTAAAGCGCTTCCTAtaatgtaatgtataattacacgTTAGGTCAGTTGGTGAAGAGTAGGcggtcttttgtggctgttcgaACGCATTCAACCACATGAGCACTACGAATTACAAAAGCAATCCAGTagaatgcatttttttcccGACTACCTCTGGAATTGATTCAAGTGGACAAGCTCAGAGTGTTTTAGACCCcttttacacctgtatttagcatcgtccacttgtgatctgttcgaccaaaacgcatcttaataccaggtatAAACAAAACCTAATTGTTTTCAATGCTAGCGCTGCATTATTTCAAATGCCAGCATCACCAGTCACCATCATCAGTCACTTTTTACCCAccgtccaatcacagcagaGGAAGGGCGGGACAAATACCACATTGAGTCGACCAACCATAACATTCTGCTTATACAATGATAACAAACGACAGCAACAACCACATCTCTTCATCCAAAACTAGTGCCAGAGCCAGTACATTACATTCTCAACATTTTTATATTCAGAAAAAAAACGATGTGCGAAATCAGATACAAGTAACAGTTCGGCAGATATTCTGTTACATAACACATCACATCTCAACTGAAAAAAAGTGCTCAAGCACCTGCAGCAAgtctttttcagaagagcacTGACATTTTTAGCTGATTAAAAACAGACACACTGCCTAAGTTAAGAGAATTACAGGCGCCCTATTTACTTACCCTGAATCCGCCTGAGACTCCACATCCTCCAGTGAGCTCAGCTCTCTCTCTAGCTTTTCAGTGTGTGCTGTTGCCTAAAAACACATGCATTAAAGTTGGCATGGAATTGAAGTTGTGGTGgttttttcttccctattgtgatgtatatcAGTGTGAAAAGACTTCTCCAACTCGAAAAAATGTAGAgcaggacttgattttgtccatcaggACAGCAatggtttgctattgctgtgatctcCTGTGAGTGACAGGATGTCCCGCCCTCGCAccagtaaacacatcatcagGGAACAAAAGAGATGTTGTTCaaagagggaggggaagttattttgattaaagatcaATGAGgacacaaacaaaaataacaaaaataatgatgtgcatgaataaataatttataattaaaaaaaactgcactattcaataaaaaaattggacttgtcaattttgatttcatggtgtcTTTACTGGTCCAGGTAAACCCGTTATCTGTCAGTAAATATCTGTCTACCTGTCTTACCTCGGATAGTTTGATTTTAGCATCATCACATGCCGCTCTGGCCTCCTGCTGTTTGGATTGCAGCTGGAATAAACCAAGAAAtaatgaagaaagaaagaaacaatAACTGTGATATCAGCAATGTGAGGTATGTGCATTACCTCTTCCAGCTCTTTTGTTTTTTGAGTGATCTGTTTGTTGAGTGATGCCAGCTGACGCCGGTGTTGTTGCGCAGGCCCAAATCTCTCTGGCCGATCCTCCACAGAACGTTCTGCCTGTTCAATCACACGTATGTACATTAAAGCCTGCCACACATTAAAAGGCATTAAACTAGTACCGGTAGATTCTGAAGTGCGCAtttgatggacactttactatcctgTGAGTCCGTTGGATTTATGAGTTGAAGTGAATCACATGATGATTCACAACTTAGGGAGTAGGGAGTTGATTGAGATGGCTATGACTTTTGCAAACTAACGTTGACTCCCCAGACTGCAATTCAGAGCAAAAATCTGTGCAAAGCTCATGTAGCGTATTTCAGCATCAAGCCAGTAGTGGAAAAAGAAACATACGTTTTTTCAGGGGTTCTGTGTATAGGGGTTCACTACTCACCTTTTCAGCATACTCAGTGGCAATTTGCTTAATCTCCTCAGACTGCAGCCCAACAATCTGCCCAACTGTGCTGGCTGACAACTTCCcctacaaaacacacacagaaatggTGTGCAAAATAGAGACTGTTGACCATTATATATTTTCTTGGTGAAAAAAAGGCATCCActgaagacttttttttttcttttttttttacgaaaCTTTGAAgattaaagatttaaaaaaagaagaaaaaaataaaacatggacATGATTTGAAAAGGTTATGGTCCAGAAAAAAAGTCACCCTTGTGACCGCACTGGAAATGGGAGGGAAGCGGATTTTATCGGGTTTAAACTTTTGGTACTGCGTCCaaacaaaatcttactgaaAGCTCATTTTTGAGACATCAAGCTTTGTCTTTTGACTCGTGTAGATTTATGGCTTTGATGTTTTAGAGTAATACGTGTTTtggaaaatatatttcaaataaattgtatgtatgcatttttcataacaataaacttttttaaaaatgcattttaaaaaatgtattaaaaaattaaacttaaataattgataaaatgtttcaatttttttaggattttttaccagttcactttttttttattttttaccaagGATTTTTTACCAGttcactttttcttttttttattagttcacttcagcaataatctgccaaatgtcatctttaaaaagagacaAAAATGAAGTCTCTGCTCTAAACCATTTTTAAAGCACATCTAAAGCGAGATTTATGACAGTTTAAATTGGAAATCTCATGCTCAAACAGTGAATAAATGGATCTActgcataaatatattttagtaccataaaattaaataaaaaacattttcaaactaaatttaaactaaactcataatacattttacatttatttaataaaacaacaacattttggTTAATTTTGACCTCTACATGAAGAGCACAAGATGGTTTATTTTgtcaatttacattttttattataatttttttatcgtTTACTCATCCCCATATTGTTTTATGACTTCCTTTACCAaattgtgaagaaaaaaaagatttctgtATAATGTTGAAACTTCCATTGTatagacaaaaaatattattttatgttccaatccacatataaagaaagtcatacattttttgttcACTGTGAGTGACTTATCACTTTAAACTCTTTAGCATGCTACGCGTTTAGAAGTTTACCTCCTCGGTTGCCATGGCAGCCATTCCAGTCATCAGGGCCTTgattctgagctgtaaaagagGCAGAGCTTCTGATTGGTTGATGTAAAATTAATGTTGGTTAGAAGAAGAGTCAGTGGGTGACAAGCAACAAGTGAGATTTGATTGAAGGTTCATATGATCCTAACTGACCTCCTCTGCTGCCTGCAGGTCCTCTTCTTCAGAAACTTGGGCCATTCCAGGCGGCACACCCTGCGTGCCCTGAGCCAACACCTGCTTTTGCTCCACTGCCTGCTAGAAACATCATCACATGATCAAACGAAcaacaaatcaaaaacaaataaaggtcaGTGCCAAGCCCGCCTCTCAATCTGTGGTCTATTTTACCCAGATGGACACCACAGGGGCTGTTCTGGGGTCAGGGCATACAAAAATCTTCAAAGTCAACAGACATTTTTTTGCCAATATTGTTGCCTGTAGAGCTGAAAGCTGAAAACATTTTATATCAGTTTAAATGAAATTCCAGTGGATTTGTATGACTGAAATTCATCTCTTGGTCAGTATATTACTagtgtgtgcataattattatgcAAGTTGATATTCTGATTTCTTTTTCAAAGCACAATTTACCAATTTCAAACCACATTAATGACACATTAATACACATTAATAACTACTATTCCTTCTGTATTGTGCTTGGAAAAAATCtgcttgtaatttttttttatcagaataTTGACTTGCATTATAATTATGCACCCATTGTagtaataaatgctgtaaaaaatatattgctcATAGTATGTTAacaaatgcatttattaatattaacaaatgaGATCTCACAGTAATAATACcaagatttttcaaaatccatTTACAGAAATTGCACTTGAACAACTTGCCAATTCTAGGAAACTGCAaagcttaattaaaaaaaaaacattactttaatggaatttaaaaatgcatccatTTTACCATAGACAAATGAGTCAGCTGCTTCTCTGACTGAAGTTTTTATGTGAAGTGGCAGAAAAATGAAAAGAGCATCTGATACTCACTGTGCCTGCTTTAGACTGTTTGCTGAATCCATAGCGCCtggaaaaacagaaaataaatcatttgaaaTACTTCATGATCACATTACACAAAGCATGCAGCTCAAGGCAAGAGTCTGTTTCAAAACACATCCGACTACAGGCATGACACACCACATGACAGCACTTGGGCAGATGCAAAAGTAAAGACAGTAATGCAAAGCCATTACATCTGACTGACAGTCAATATGTCTCACTCCCATTCTCAGAAACGGAACCTCAGTCATACTCACTGCATATACTGTGATATGAGAAGGCACGGACTGATGAGTGAAATAAGAGAGACAGATGGAAAGCAAAAGGGGGGGAAATTAAGAATGAGAACATTAGACGATTACAGAAACCTGTGAATTAATAGATggcgttaaagggttagtttacccaaaaatgaaattgatgtcattaatgactcaccctaatgttgttccacacccgtaagaccgttcatcttcagaacacagtttaagatattttatattttagtcccagagcatatgcagtctatgcacactatactgtccatgtctagaaagggaataaaaacatcatcaaagtagtccatatgtgacatcagttggttgattagaatctcttgaagcatcgaaaatacattttggttcaaaaataacaaaaactatgactttattcagcattgtcttcccttccgcgtttgttttcaaacctcaaataatgcaaatgctgaataaagtcgtagtttttgatatttttggaccaaaatgtattttcgatgcttcaagagactctaatcaaccaactgatgtcacatatggactactttgatgatgtttttattccctttctggacattgacagtaaagtgtgcatagactgcatatgctctgggactaaaatataaaatatcttaaactgtgttctgaagatgaacagaggtcttaggggtgtggaatgacataagggtgagtcattaatgacatcaatttcatttttgggtgaactaaccctttaatggagATTTAAACCCAGCGCTGCTGAAATAATGAGGCAGGAAATAGACCAGTAAAGATGAAGGAAACAAATAAGAGGATGAATGAGAAAcagaaaatctaaataaaacctAGATTGGCACTGTATTGTTGATCAAATGGTGCTTGGTGGACATacgagacttcttttaaaaacatttaaaaaatcttactgatccCAAACTTATGAACAGTAATGTTTAAACATCCACACAAGTATCTACaagtcattaaagggttagttcacccaaacatttaatttctgtcattaattactcaccctcatgtcattccaatcccataagttcatcttcagaacacaaatcaagatatttttgatgaaatatgaGAGCTTTTTGACCCCACATAGAcagaaacacaacacaacaaccgCTTTCAAGGCCCaggaaggtagtaaagacattggtaatagtccatgtgactccagtggttcaaccttaatgttatgaagtgacaagtaataataaactttattaAACAATTTCTTCTATTATGTGAGTGTCTCCCAAATCCCGATACTGTTCATGTAAGCACCACGAGGCATGCGTGTGATACTAATGGAGCTGGCCAATACTGAGCCGCCGTTCTGACCCAGAACCCAGAAGTGCTGCACCATGTGTACAATctgaacattttttgtttgtttttgcacacaaaaagattttaacaatgtctttactacctctCTAGGCCTTGAAGGTGGTAATAACGTTTTAGTCTATGGGGGGTCAGaatcagaaagctctcagatttcatccaaaaatatcttaatttataTTCCGATGATGTACAAAGGTCTtaagggtttggaacaacatgagggtgagtaattaatgacagaaattaaatttttgggtgaacttaccctttaattcTCAGTTCATTTCCAGTGGGACGTGATAAGAATGCGAAGTCATAAGGTCCTGCGATGGAAGGGTAAGAGTGTACCTGCCGAACTCCAGCAGGGTGGAATGAACCCGAGACTCTTCATCCAACAGCTCATCAGCATCTACCTGCCGTTTATAACGCCTCTGAGGAGCATACACCTCCTACACCCAAACACACGTGACAACATATAACAATCTTCTGTTATCAAATATAGTAGGAGGAACAGATGGCACATCAGCTCTTTAGCTGTTTTTCATGGGGGCGATGATAAATTCAGCAGAGATGAAAAAGCAAAGATAAAATGTTATTAGATacttacacacacattcaccaCAGTGCTGATGGCTCGCTCCTTCCTTAATGCAAACTCCTCATCCTAATATAAACACATTTGCTGAGACTTCAAAGATTACAGATTGTCAAATGTTTGATATATTACAGTGTTAATACACTCTAATTATATTTCAGAGTTGACCTGTTGTCTCACCTCAGGAAATGCATGCGTTTTCTGGAACTGAGTGATGGAATATGACCTGACATAATCTCCCATCTCCTCCCGGGTTTCAATCGCCTTTTTTACCAGCCACTATAGACCCCAGAAATGATGCATTGTAAGCATTCTTGCACGGATTCTCAAGTCATTTAAACTAAATACACTCCTGTAAGTGTTGtaagtgtttttctttttttgaaaaacactaagtgtttttctttttttgaaatgtataaatatttttttattcagcgaGGAGGCATTCAATTgctcaaaagtgacagtaaagacattaatgttacaaaataatttataagaAGTTAACTTttcattcatcaaataatcctgacgAAAAAAGTATTAtgtgagcaccaaatcagtatattagaatgatttctaaagcatgatgtgacactgaagacttgacTAATGCAGCTTtgctattaaatatattaaaatagtaaatagttattttaaattggcatcatatttcacaatattactgttttcactttatttttgacCAAATAAATCTAGTCTTGGTGAGCATAGGATATTTTTAGGTATGCAAGTGCACATACCTGTACAACAGGGAAGATGTGGATGAAATCCAAGCCCTGGATCTGATGAGGCTCTAATCGGTGAGGACATTTCATTCTGGGCAGGACTGACACAATCTTCTCTGTCAGAGCGCTTTAATGGAAAAATGCAGATGGTTACCAGGATTCAGTTCAGTCTgggcaaaaatgttttttgtcagTTTTCATTCTTCTACAGTATGTTACGGCATTGTTTAATCTACCACTCACATTTTCTGACCAATAGTGGAATTTTCTTGGAAGAGCAGATCAACGTCTATGTCAAAGTTGCATGTAGTTATACACCAGGTCATTCCTCCTACCACCTAAAGTAAAAGCGGAGACTGTTCACACATTTATGTGGTTGGTGATTTGCCAAGTaagacatgttcctggatctACATATTTTTGATTCTGGAGCAACATTCCTGTCCAGAAAATGTGTCCTATCCCTATCTCTAAACCTTACCCTACCTATAAGTTTTCCTTAAAATCAGAGTGAAATGATAGGTGAATAAGAATGGTGCAGAAGCCCTTGTTGTAAACCTAAACTTGACATGAATGTAAACTTGTCCGTCaaactgattggttgattggaatgttgttccagggtCAACAAAGATGTTGATTCACGAACATGTTTAACTTAgtgaaatcacatttattgCAGTGGGTACAGGTGTGTAAAGTCTAATGCACCTTGTCAAAGGGTGACAGTCCCTTAATGCGTGCTCTGAAATAACCAGCTGCAAGCAACAGCTCCAAAATCTCAGCAAGCTTGACACTCTGCTCCTCATCCTCACGTGTctccacctgtcaatcacaaGACATACAATCACAAGCTGTCAGTACAGAAAACACActctttaaataaaaagtcaatGTTTTATGTTAATCTTTTTTCTCTTGTTTGCCACTGATGAAACTAAAAggcagtgtgtgtttatttttaaattaactttAGTGTATCCAAACGTTTCTTAAAATGAATCTAAAATTGTAACGattaagcatttttttaaacatacatttacagaCACCTCATATATTATagtctatttattttctttcaaaTGCGTGTATCctcacaaataaattaaacgtGAGAATAAATACTATAACATGCGTCTTTTACAATTATATcacaacatttttgtcagtaTAGGCTACGTTAAGTGGCTGATGTCTCTGGCTGAATTTATAACCTTTAAAGGAAATAAACTGACTGCAAATGCAAATGCCTAAACACGAgggtttaaatgttttgttttcagTGGTACCTTGATGAGATTTCCCTCCTGATCATATTGCGCTCCGATTTTTGAGCCCGTTCTCACTCTCTGGAACACAGAGGTGGCCGCCATGATGATCACGATGTGTCACGTGAGATGAATAACGTGACGCAAAAGTTGTCACAGTCAAAACCAAAACCATAGAGGCCAAAACCATTTCAAATGCTCATAACATAGTGAACAGCAATCTTAGtgattattttgtgtgtttgacagacagcataCTAATACATTCCccacaagaaaagaaaaaaaatccatgctTTCATCCAGCTGACTGCATGATACTAATGGATATGGGCAGTATGAGGAACAGTTCTCATATGTTCAGCTATCAGACATATAAGAAATTACAGGTAGTATTATTTGTCAAAGAAGTAAAGTCACATAGTTGGTTTGTGTTGGTTTTGATGTTTGCTTTGTTGGTTTTGTTTAGAAATGTGATACTGAAGCAAGAGCAGAATGGGAAGATGCATACATGACAATGGTAAGGCAGTGTAGACTTGTAAGTGAATTAATTAGtttaaaagtcatatttttcattattttgtatgttttcTGTATATTAAATATGCTCTTCTTGATTAGGTCTATGGGATAAATACATTCACATGTAGACATACTCTTCTTTTGATTGCATGTGAATATACTATAGGCTACTATAGGGTCCGAGAACCACAGTGAATTCCACTCTTGttaccaaaaacattttaatatctGTCAAATTTAGAGAAAGAGTGACAGTAACCTTATTTGACTTTATTGGCCTGAAGAATTCATTGGGGCTTCTTGAGGACCAAAGTCCAAGAACATGCTTTCTGCCGCTAAGAATTTAAGCTATTTATAAAATTAGTACATATGGGATAGTACAAAATGtgttaaatacatatatatattttttctgcacGTTTGTCCAGGTGGTCTTGAATTAAGCTTCTAAAGATATTTTTAGTCAAAATGTTGTTGGTCTTAGTGTTGTTAAACCAAAATGTTTTATAGTGTTTTGTAATACAATGCTTTGCTTGTATTTGTATCTTTCCTCATTTGTAAGTTAATTTTACCAAATGAattatgtaaatattaatgtaaatgtgGGTTGCTCTTGGCAAAGACTTCACAATTCTGTATGGGTTTATAATTCAAGACACTCttgaattgaaaacacacaaGAAACTCTGTAATGCATAAAAATATGCACAAAATATGAAACTGTgcatattgtttgttttttttaaatctatggtctaaaattgtttattattaattaattgttCAAAATGCAGATTGTTATCTTACTGTATTTATTGTAGCattatcaaaaatgtatttatgcttactttttttgtgtgtgtgtgtgtgtgtgtgtgtgtgtaattttgatgagagcagaaaacagaactattatgcataataaggcagggaaaaaaagaaaagtgggAGTGTCTAGGAAGGAATGAGGCAAAGAAAGGGGTGTAGGAAGGAGGCTGCCTATGCATCACTGTGTAAGCAGCCCAGACTGCGGATCTGTTTTCCCAGCCCTGCACACGCAGCAGCAGCAAAGACACGGGGCCCGTCCTCCTCATCCGATGTTTGTATATTTTAGACGTCCTTCAGTCCGGTGAGTTCTGCTTATCCTCTTTTCCTGCAGTCACTCCTAAATATTTGCTTCTGACTTCTCCAGAATCTTTTTGCTGTGTGTTAGAAGCATGACTTTGTCAGCATGCACTGTTATTAGTGtctttattttaatcaaaactcCATAACTGCAATATTTTAGGATTTTCAAAACAAATTCCTCATTTAGGGTTTAAATCACAGTGAAGACTAGTAATGTTATACATATCCATGTATTCAATACAGAATAATGGCAGGAAACATTTAAGAGCAAAAGCGGATTCTGCTTTATCCACTTGGGAAATAACATCACATAATGATGGTGCCAGTAGAGGATCGTGTGGATCTCAGAGACATATTTAGCCATGACTCATGACTCTGCATGTCACGCCTGAGTGCACTTCActtgtgcttgaatgaatttgttTTGTTGGGGGGTTTTTTTCACTTTGGTGAAATTTACTAGTTTTCTCCCTATTGTAATATAGGGCATATTGATTATGCAATCAGCCTTTTTCAAGATTTTGTTTAGCCTGTCCATGTTTtcaatgaagaagaaaaagcgAATGGGACATGCAACAAAAATTTGAAAGAAGCTTGTGACATCTTGTTTCACCATAGAACAGTACTAATAAGGAGTCAAATTAATGACACCTCAAAAACATTTCAGTGGGACTAGATGCATAATATATCTAAGTGTACTGAATACAGTGATGGAGAGATGTTTACATTGAGCTATTTTAGAGAGCTTACACTCTCAGCTTAGAATTGTCAGCAGTCTGTCCCTTTCTTTAATTATAAGCATATTATAGTTATGTATTAACAAATATTTTctgaaatgttacatttttggtGAGACAGTGATACTTTGTGTCTGCAGAAAAGGTGCATTATAGAAAATGGAATCACCTCAAGCCTGCTGTGAGTAGACACCTTTTGTgcatgtgtatatatttatatagatttgtgcgtgtgtgtgtgtgtgtgtgtgtgtgtgtgtgtgtgtgtgtgtgtgtgtgtgtgtgtgtgtgtgtgtgtgtgtgtgtgtgtgtgtacgtgtgtacatgtgcgtgtgcgtgtgtgtggttTCATGTTTTACTATCCTAGTGGGGACTTGCACATTAACTCATGGGGAGTCATGTCACTAAATTGAGGTATCAGGAGGAAACTCTAAATTATATAGAAtaaggttgttgttttttttgtttgtttttttttatgtaaaaatttAGAAAGTTTTatgtgatggataggtttatGAGTAGGGTTCAT is a window encoding:
- the ccdc93 gene encoding coiled-coil domain-containing protein 93 isoform X2, encoding MAATSVFQRVRTGSKIGAQYDQEGNLIKVETREDEEQSVKLAEILELLLAAGYFRARIKGLSPFDKVVGGMTWCITTCNFDIDVDLLFQENSTIGQKIALTEKIVSVLPRMKCPHRLEPHQIQGLDFIHIFPVVQWLVKKAIETREEMGDYVRSYSITQFQKTHAFPEDEEFALRKERAISTVVNVCEVYAPQRRYKRQVDADELLDEESRVHSTLLEFGRRYGFSKQSKAGTAVEQKQVLAQGTQGVPPGMAQVSEEEDLQAAEELRIKALMTGMAAMATEEGKLSASTVGQIVGLQSEEIKQIATEYAEKAERSVEDRPERFGPAQQHRRQLASLNKQITQKTKELEELQSKQQEARAACDDAKIKLSEATAHTEKLERELSSLEDVESQADSGLLEKLRALVAMNESLKHQEQTFRSHCREEMTRLQQNIEELKLESGDEGDDKKEMNVLIDQQYTTDREKLQKIRLLMAKRNREIAILQRKIDEVPNRAELTQYQKRFIELYSQVSATHKETKQFFTLYNTLDDKKVYLEKEVNLLNSIHDHFQQAMASSGSKEQFLRQMEQIVEGIKQSRIKMEKKRQENKMRRDQLNDEYLELLDKQRLYFKTVKDFKEECRKNEMLLSKLRAKGAS
- the ccdc93 gene encoding coiled-coil domain-containing protein 93 isoform X3, with the translated sequence MAATSVFQRVRTGSKIGAQYDQEGNLIKVETREDEEQSVKLAEILELLLAAGYFRARIKGLSPFDKVVGGMTWCITTCNFDIDVDLLFQENSTIGQKIALTEKIVSVLPRMKCPHRLEPHQIQGLDFIHIFPVVQWLVKKAIETREEMGDYVRSYSITQFQKTHAFPEDEEFALRKERAISTVVNVCEVYAPQRRYKRQVDADELLDEESRVHSTLLEFGRRYGFSKQSKAGTQAVEQKQVLAQGTQGVPPGMAQVSEEEDLQAAEELRIKALMTGMAAMATEEGKLSASTVGQIVGLQSEEIKQIATEYAEKAERSVEDRPERFGPAQQHRRQLASLNKQITQKTKELEELQSKQQEARAACDDAKIKLSEATAHTEKLERELSSLEDVESQADSGLLEKLRALVAMNESLKHQEQTFRSHCREEMTRLQQNIEELKLESGDEGDDKKMNVLIDQQYTTDREKLQKIRLLMAKRNREIAILQRKIDEVPNRAELTQYQKRFIELYSQVSATHKETKQFFTLYNTLDDKKVYLEKEVNLLNSIHDHFQQAMASSGSKEQFLRQMEQIVEGIKQSRIKMEKKRQENKMRRDQLNDEYLELLDKQRLYFKTVKDFKEECRKNEMLLSKLRAKGAS
- the ccdc93 gene encoding coiled-coil domain-containing protein 93 isoform X1 translates to MAATSVFQRVRTGSKIGAQYDQEGNLIKVETREDEEQSVKLAEILELLLAAGYFRARIKGLSPFDKVVGGMTWCITTCNFDIDVDLLFQENSTIGQKIALTEKIVSVLPRMKCPHRLEPHQIQGLDFIHIFPVVQWLVKKAIETREEMGDYVRSYSITQFQKTHAFPEDEEFALRKERAISTVVNVCEVYAPQRRYKRQVDADELLDEESRVHSTLLEFGRRYGFSKQSKAGTQAVEQKQVLAQGTQGVPPGMAQVSEEEDLQAAEELRIKALMTGMAAMATEEGKLSASTVGQIVGLQSEEIKQIATEYAEKAERSVEDRPERFGPAQQHRRQLASLNKQITQKTKELEELQSKQQEARAACDDAKIKLSEATAHTEKLERELSSLEDVESQADSGLLEKLRALVAMNESLKHQEQTFRSHCREEMTRLQQNIEELKLESGDEGDDKKEMNVLIDQQYTTDREKLQKIRLLMAKRNREIAILQRKIDEVPNRAELTQYQKRFIELYSQVSATHKETKQFFTLYNTLDDKKVYLEKEVNLLNSIHDHFQQAMASSGSKEQFLRQMEQIVEGIKQSRIKMEKKRQENKMRRDQLNDEYLELLDKQRLYFKTVKDFKEECRKNEMLLSKLRAKGAS
- the ccdc93 gene encoding coiled-coil domain-containing protein 93 isoform X4; the encoded protein is MTWCITTCNFDIDVDLLFQENSTIGQKIALTEKIVSVLPRMKCPHRLEPHQIQGLDFIHIFPVVQWLVKKAIETREEMGDYVRSYSITQFQKTHAFPEDEEFALRKERAISTVVNVCEVYAPQRRYKRQVDADELLDEESRVHSTLLEFGRRYGFSKQSKAGTQAVEQKQVLAQGTQGVPPGMAQVSEEEDLQAAEELRIKALMTGMAAMATEEGKLSASTVGQIVGLQSEEIKQIATEYAEKAERSVEDRPERFGPAQQHRRQLASLNKQITQKTKELEELQSKQQEARAACDDAKIKLSEATAHTEKLERELSSLEDVESQADSGLLEKLRALVAMNESLKHQEQTFRSHCREEMTRLQQNIEELKLESGDEGDDKKEMNVLIDQQYTTDREKLQKIRLLMAKRNREIAILQRKIDEVPNRAELTQYQKRFIELYSQVSATHKETKQFFTLYNTLDDKKVYLEKEVNLLNSIHDHFQQAMASSGSKEQFLRQMEQIVEGIKQSRIKMEKKRQENKMRRDQLNDEYLELLDKQRLYFKTVKDFKEECRKNEMLLSKLRAKGAS